The proteins below are encoded in one region of Drosophila santomea strain STO CAGO 1482 chromosome 2R, Prin_Dsan_1.1, whole genome shotgun sequence:
- the LOC120445122 gene encoding protein bicaudal D: MSSSSNVDNGLSPGQSVQDLQMEVERLTRELDQVSSASAQSAQYGLSLLEEKSALQQKCEELETLYDNTRHELDITQEALTKFQTSQKVTNKTGIEQEDALLNESAARETSLNLQIFDLENELKQLRHELERVRNERDRMLQENSDFGRDKSDSEADRLRLKSELKDLKFRETRMLSEYSELEEENISLQKQVSSLRSSQVEFEGAKHEIRRLTEEVELLNQQVDELANLKKIAEKQMEEALEALQGEREAKYALKKELDGHLNRESMYHISNLAYSIRSNMEDNASNNSDGEEENLALKRLEADLSTELKSPDGTKCDLFSEIHLNELKKLEKQLESMESEKTHLTANLREAQTSLDKSQNELQNFMSRLALLAAHVDALVQLKKQIDVKEQGKEGDQKKDELEQQLRVLISQYANWFTLSAKEIDGLKTDIAELQKGLNYTDATTTLRNEVTNLKNKLLATEQKSLDLQSDVQTLTHISQNAGQSLGSARSTLVALSDDLAQLYHLVCTVNGETPTRVLLDHKTDDMSFENDSLTAIQSQFKSDVFIAKPQIVEDLQGLADSVEIKKYVDTVSDQIKYLKTAVEHTIDLNKHKIRSEGGDALEKVNTEEMEELQEQIVKLKSLLSVKREQIGTLRNVLKSNKQTAEVALTNLKSKYETEKTIVSDTMSKLRNELRLLKEDAATFSSLRAMFAARCEEYVTQVDDLNRQLEAAEEEKKTLNQLLRLAVQQKLALTQRLEEMEMDREMRHVRRPMPAQRGTSGKSSFSTRPSSRNPASSNANPF; the protein is encoded by the exons GCGCTGACCAAGTTTCAAACCTCACAAAAAGTGACCAACAAGACGGGCATCGAGCAGGAGGACGCTCTGCTGAACGAGTCCGCAGCTAGAGAGACATCGCTCAACCTCCAAATCTTTGATCTGGAGAACGAGCTTAAACAACTGCGCCATGAGTTGGAAAGGGTTCGAAACGAGCGCGATAGGATGCTGCAGGAGAACTCGGATTTTGGCCGAGACAAGAGCGACAGCGAGGCGGATCGTCTACGCCTCAAGTCCGAGCTGAAGGACCTTAAGTTTCGGGAGACGCGAATGCTCAGCGAATACtcggagctggaggaggagaacATATCGCTGCAAAAGCAGGTCTCCAGCCTGCGCAGCTCACAG GTGGAGTTTGAAGGTGCCAAACACGAGATCCGTCGTCTCACCGAAGAAGTTGAGCTTTTGAATCAACAGGTCGACGAGCTCGCCAATCTAAAGAAGATTGCCGAGAAGCAAATGGAGGAAGCTCTAGAGGCCTTGCAG GGTGAACGGGAGGCGAAATATGCATTGAAGAAGGAACTGGATGGTCACTTGAACCGTGAGTCTATGTACCACATCAGCAACCTCGCCTACAGCATACGCAGCAACATGGAAGACAACGCCAGCAACAACTCGGACGGTGAGGAGGAAAATCTAGCTCTAAAGCGTCTGGAGGCTGATCTGAGCACCGAACTGAAATCTCCCGATGGCACCAAATGCGATCTGTTCTCGGAGATTCATCTGAACGAACTAAAGAAACTGGAGAAGCAGTTGGAAAGTATGGAGAGTGAGAAGACTCATCTGACGGCCAATTTAAGGGAAGCTCAGACGAGTCTTGACAAATCACAAAACGAGCTGCAGAACTTTATGTCTCGACTGGCCCTTCTTGCAGCCCATGTCGATGCTCTAGTTCAGCTAAAGAAGCAAATCGATGTGAAGGAACAGGGCAAGGAAGGTGACCAGAAGAAGGATGAACTAGAGCAGCAGCTGCGAGTTTTAATCTCGCAGTATGCCAACTGGTTTACGCTTTCCGCCAAGGAGATCGATGGCCTTAAGACTGACATTGCCGAACTTCAGAAGGGACTCAACTACACGGACGCCACCACAACGCTGCGCAACGAGGTGACCAACCTTAAGAACAAGCTTCTTGCCACGGAGCAAAAGTCACTGGACCTGCAGAGCGATGTTCAAACGCTTACGCACATCTCTCAAAACGCTGGCCAAAGTCTGGGCTCAGCTCGCAGTACTCTGGTGGCGTTAAGCGACGATTTGGCGCAGTTGTATCACCTAGTTTGCACAGTCAACGGAGAAACACCAACGCGTGTTCTGCTCGATCATAAGACCGATGACATGAG TTTCGAGAACGATTCCTTGACTGCCATCCAGTCGCAATTCAAATCGGATGTTTTTATTGCCAAGCCCCAAATCGTGGAGGATCTTCAAGGCTTGGCGGATTCCGTGGAAATTAAGAAGTATGTGGATACAGTCAGCGATCAGATCAAGTATCTTAAGACGGCTGTTGAGCATACCATTGATTTGAATAAACACAAAATCCGCTCTGAGGGTGGCGATG CTCTGGAGAAGGTCAACACAGAGGAGATGGAAGAACTGCAGGAGCAGATAGTCAAGTTGAAGAGCCTGCTGTCCGTGAAGCGCGAACAGATTGGAACTCTGCGCAACGTGCTCAAGTCAAACAAGCAAACCGCTGAGGTGGCCCTGACCAATCTCAAGTCGAAGTACGAGACCGAGAAGACCATTGTCAGCGACACCATGTCCAAGCTACGTAATGAGCTCAGGCTTCTTAAGGAGGATGCAGCCACTTTCTCAA GCCTGCGTGCCATGTTCGCCGCTCGATGCGAGGAGTATGTGACCCAGGTGGATGATCTCAACCGCCAGTTGGAAGCAGCAGAGGAGGAGAAAAAGACTCTAAACCAGCTGTTGCGCTTGGCTGTCCAGCAGAAGCTGGCACTCACTCAGCGACTCGAGGAGATGGAAATGGACCG CGAAATGCGTCATGTCCGTCGGCCGATGCCCGCCCAGCGTGGCACGAGCGGCAAGTCCTCCTTCAGCACAAGGCCTTCGAGCAGGAATCCAGCAAGCAGTAACGCCAACCCATTCTAA